A stretch of DNA from Leptotrichia sp. oral taxon 215 str. W9775:
CAGACAGTGGGACAAGGCTGGAAATAATGACACGTCCTGATCTTTCAGTAAGAGAAGACAGGGCAATGAATGAAGGTTTCATTCATCTGGCTTTTAGCGTTGGAAGTAAAGAAAAAGTAGATGAACTGACAGAGGGACTTGTAAAAGATGGATTTAGATGTTTGAGCGGTCCTAGAACAACAGGTGATGGTTATTATGAAAGTGTTATAGAAGACTGTGAAGGAAATTTAATTGAAATAACAGAATAGGAAGTAATATTGATAATAAAAAACTGGAGTAGCCCATTTTTGAATACTCCAGTTTTAAATTAATTCTTTATCTACAAATTGTATTATTAAATACAAATATTATGCAAAAGAGTCTGCAATTTCCTGCAAATTATCTTTTCCAGCCAGATAGCCCTTTATAATTTCCTGGCATGCAAGGTATCTCTGTTCATAATCGGATGATTTTACAATGATATAAGGTATATTGTACTCTTTATAAAGTTCTTTAAGTAGTTTCTGGAATTTTTCCCGACGGTCTGTTTCTCCTATTGAACGAAGTCCGTCATTTACCCATTTCACATTGTTTTCAAGAAGTATTGTCAAATCAAATTTATAGTTACGGACAAATTCCCTTATGATAGGGTTATCCCTTTTTTCATAAGTAAGGCAGAATGCCAGTGTAGTTATATAATCCGTATCTATCAATGCAAATTTATTGGCATTTCTTGCGGCATACAGTACGTTTGACTGATGGCCAAATACGATTTTTTCATAGTCGGAATACTGCAGCGAATCTTCGTCGCCACCAAGTTTTTCAAAAACATATTCACGTCCATATTCCCATGCAGAAGAAGTATTGAAAACATTTGCCAGTTTATCTATCATTATACTTTTTCCACTACTTTCCCCACCACAAATGGTAATAATAGGAATTAAGTGCTCCCTAACTTCACGAGGAAGATATTCCCAGTATTTACTTGGATTTTCCCTTATTTCCCATGAATTTACAGGATATTCGTGATACTCAGGATCAATGGACTTTGTCTGGGATCCGAAGAATTTTAAATTGTATTTAGCATCATCTTTTCTGTTACTTATAAATAAAACATCATTTTCCCAATCTAAATCCGGTTCCCTTTTTTCCATTTCTTCTTTAAGAAGGGCTGACCATTTTTCCCAACCTTCAGGAAATGGTGGGCAGTTGCTTTCATCAAATAGGAAAGATGAAATATTATTCTGATTTTTAAAAGTCTGCTTTACAAACCTTAATCTGTCCTTTGCGGTAATTTCCTTTATAAAACGTGAGTTGGATATCATTTCTGTATCCCCTTCATCTGAATAGGAAACTACAACATAAACTTTATCAACTAATCCGCTTGCCCTCTGTATTAAATTAACATGGCCTATATGTAAAGGTATAAATCTCCCTACAACAATTCCAATCTTCATCTGTATTCACATCCTTTGCATTGTAAAGATTAAATTTATTTTTTATCTTAACTTCCAAGTATCTATTTTGAAGCTGCTTTTTTACACATATCAACAAAAAATTTATGAACTCGCAAATCATCATTCAGTTCAGGATGGTAGGAAGTGACAAGTATGTTGTTTTCCCTTGCCGCAACTATATTTCCATCAACTGTTGAAAGGATTTCCACATTTTCTCCGGCTCCTGTAATGTAAGGTGCACGAATAAATGTCATTGGAACTTTTCCTACATGTTTAAATTCATTTTCAGTGAAAAAACTTCCAAGCTGGCGTCCATAGGCATTTCTTTTTACCGTTATGTCCATAAGACCAAGATGTACACGATTATCATTTTCAATTTTTTTTGCCAGAAGAATAAGTCCTGCACATGTTCCAAAGGTTGGCAGACCATCTGAAATAATTTTTTTAATATCATCAAACAAGTCAAGGTCATGAAGAAGTTTCCCTATTGCTGTACTTTCCCCACCTGGAATAAT
This window harbors:
- a CDS encoding VOC family protein; the protein is MKINHVAIYVNNLEKTKEFYVKYFQAKANEKYHNKNTGLQTYFLSFPDSGTRLEIMTRPDLSVREDRAMNEGFIHLAFSVGSKEKVDELTEGLVKDGFRCLSGPRTTGDGYYESVIEDCEGNLIEITE
- the nadR gene encoding multifunctional transcriptional regulator/nicotinamide-nucleotide adenylyltransferase/ribosylnicotinamide kinase NadR — encoded protein: MKIGIVVGRFIPLHIGHVNLIQRASGLVDKVYVVVSYSDEGDTEMISNSRFIKEITAKDRLRFVKQTFKNQNNISSFLFDESNCPPFPEGWEKWSALLKEEMEKREPDLDWENDVLFISNRKDDAKYNLKFFGSQTKSIDPEYHEYPVNSWEIRENPSKYWEYLPREVREHLIPIITICGGESSGKSIMIDKLANVFNTSSAWEYGREYVFEKLGGDEDSLQYSDYEKIVFGHQSNVLYAARNANKFALIDTDYITTLAFCLTYEKRDNPIIREFVRNYKFDLTILLENNVKWVNDGLRSIGETDRREKFQKLLKELYKEYNIPYIIVKSSDYEQRYLACQEIIKGYLAGKDNLQEIADSFA
- the pdxT gene encoding pyridoxal 5'-phosphate synthase glutaminase subunit PdxT; the encoded protein is MGIGVLALQGAFIEHEKILEKIGVETFEIRKKSDLTSAISNNSINGLIIPGGESTAIGKLLHDLDLFDDIKKIISDGLPTFGTCAGLILLAKKIENDNRVHLGLMDITVKRNAYGRQLGSFFTENEFKHVGKVPMTFIRAPYITGAGENVEILSTVDGNIVAARENNILVTSYHPELNDDLRVHKFFVDMCKKAASK